One window of the Suricata suricatta isolate VVHF042 chromosome 7, meerkat_22Aug2017_6uvM2_HiC, whole genome shotgun sequence genome contains the following:
- the RWDD2A gene encoding RWD domain-containing protein 2A, with translation MSASMKECLQLQLLEMEMLFSMFPNQGEVKLEDVNVLTNIKRYLEGKREALPPKIECVITLQIEEPKVKIDLQVTMPHSYPYAALQLFGRSPELDRQQQLLLNKGLTSYIGTFDPGELCVCAAIQWLQDNSASYFLNRKLVYEPSTQAKPVKNTFLRMWIYSHHIYQQDLRKKILDVGKRLDVTGFCMTGKPGIICVEGFKEHCEEFWHTIRYPNWKHISCKHAESVETEGNGEDLRLFHSFEELLLEAHGDYGLRNDYHMNLGQFLGFLKKHKSEHVFQILFGIESKSSDS, from the exons ATGTCCGCTTCGATGAAAGAATGCCTGCAGCTTCAGCTGCTAGAGATGGAAATGCTGTTTTCCATGTTTCCTAACCAAGGAGAAGTAAAACTCGAAGATGTAAATGTCCTGACCAATATAAAGAgatatttggaaggaaaaagggaggcaCTGCCACCAAAAATCGAATGTGTGATTACACTCCAGATTGAGGAGCCCAAG gtGAAAATTGATTTGCAAGTAACCATGCCTCACAGCTACCCCTATGCAGCATTGCAGCTGTTTGGACGGTCGCCCGAGCTTGACAGACAACAGCAACTACTTCTCAACAAAGGTCTCACTTCCTACATAGGGACTTTCGATCCAGGTGAGCTCTGTGTATGTGCAGCAATCCAGTGGCTACAGGACAATAGTGCCTCCTATTTCCTAAACAGAAAGCTTGTTTACGAACCGTCGACACAGGCAAAGCCAGTCAAGAACACGTTCCTCCGGATGTGGATCTACAGTCACCATATATATCAGCAGGACCTAAGAAAAAAGATTCTGGATGTTGGGAAAAGGTTAGATGTGACTGGATTTTGCATGACAGGAAAGCCAGGTATAATCTGTGTGGAGGGCTTCAAGGAGCACTGTGAGGAATTCTGGCACACAATTAGGTATCCCAACTGGAAACACATTTCCTGTAAGCATGCTGAAAGTGTGGAAACTGAAGGAAATGGAGAGGATCTGcgccttttccattcttttgaaGAATTACTCCTTGAGGCCCATGGTGACTATGGATTAAGGAATGACTATCATATGAATCTGGGCCAATTCTTAGGATTtctgaaaaaacacaaaagtgaGCATGTTTTCCAGATATTATTTGGTATTGAAAGTAAAAGTTCTGACTCCTAG